A portion of the Lolium rigidum isolate FL_2022 chromosome 1, APGP_CSIRO_Lrig_0.1, whole genome shotgun sequence genome contains these proteins:
- the LOC124679257 gene encoding nucleolar and coiled-body phosphoprotein 1-like: protein MASLVPGVLLKLLQHMNSEVKVAGEHRSSLLQVVSIVPALAGSDLFTNQGFYLKVSDSSHATYVSLPEDQHDLILSDTIQLGQFIHVDRLEAATPVPILRGVRPVPGRHACVGSPEDLVMTSSSSFLGTKKVQPSVNGSKDAGALSLEKEQSKLQKINASVKSSGAESKKPQLTKSNSSLSKQALASLFDKKEAVSSKVRPNIARSTPSSPTSVRSLPASFESLPNDMKLRAKAKGADKSSPSKLSLLEKAASVLKVTTAGRKSSAGNLLSNTLLSIESGPKALRRSWEGKADTKSKGNSDSKVAKPDRKPENRSTSTPRRKPPPDEKLSHKDDTKIQTPPRKSTSSALSDDSDRTINKYLSPIRRSSGVLGNTNMTNLVKIAANNKKLTDPSTSWTSLPPPLAKLGKELTKYRDAAQMAAVEAIQEASAAESLLRCLSSYAEVSSTAEEQNPQLAVEQFLALHSAMSRATVVADSLAKAAASTSTATSPDQSTVGEAASIDEESLAIAAERRRRAASWVGAGLATDLSAFSLYNLRPTPANAASPLAVVLVDESAKPAAVKASPPAKSRLSPAKGKVRAGAVTAVTAATAPPPDWERGGGAEERGELARRLGEESRRWFLSFVERFLDADVAAAAPWDRDRAARMLPQLKRVNDWLSDIGKPPVVEPPAPPADAGGEEPVANAAPATASNGVPEETIERLRKKIYEYLLTNVDSAAAVLGESSPAANGRKG, encoded by the exons ATGGCGTCGCTCGTGCCCGGGGTCCTCCTCAAGCTCCTTCAGCACATGAACAGCGAGGTGAAGGTCGCCGGCGAGCACCGCTCGTCGCTTCTCCAGGTGGTCAGCATTGTCCCCGCGCTCGCCGGGAGCGACCTCTTCACCAACCAGGGCTTCTACCTCAAGGTGTCCGACTCGTCTCACGCCACCTACGTCTCCCTGCCGGAGGACCAGCATGATCTCATATTGAGCGACACGATTCAGCTGGGTCAGTTCATCCACGTGGACCGTCTCGAGGCTGCCACCCCGGTGCCGATCTTGAGGGGGGTCAGGCCGGTTCCAGGCCGGCACGCCTGCGTCGGTAGTCCGGAGGACCTTGTGATGACTAGCTCCTCCAGTTTCCTTGGCACCAAGAAGGTGCAGCCATCGGTCAATGGCTCCAAGGATGCCGGCGCTCTGTCACTGGAGAAAGAGCAGAGCAAGCTGCAGAAGATAAACGCTTCTGTGAAAAGCAGCGGGGCCGAAAGCAAGAAACCGCAGCTGACCAAGTCAAACTCTTCGCTCTCGAAACAAGCGCTggctagccttttcgataagaagGAAGCGGTTAGCTCAAAGGTGAGGCCGAACATTGCTAGGTCGACACCTTCATCGCCTACCAGTGTCCGTTCTCTGCCTGCATCGTTTGAAAGTCTGCCAAATGATATGAAGCTGAGAGCAAAAGCGAAAGGAGCAGACAAGTCATCGCCATCTAAGTTATCCTTGTTAGAAAAGGCTGCTTCTGTGCTGAAGGTTACTACAGCAGGGAGGAAGTCCTCTGCAGGTAACTTGCTTAGCAATACTCTCTTAAGTATTGAGTCGGGACCAAAGGCGTTGAGAAGAAGCTGGGAAGGGAAGGCCGATACGAAAAGCAAAGGCAATTCAGATTCAAAGGTGGCCAAACCTGACAGGAAGCCCGAGAATAGGAGCACATCG ACTCCTAGACGAAAACCACCACCAGATGAGAAGCTCTCACACAAGGATGACACTAAGATTCAGACTCCTCCCAGGAAAAGCACGTCAAGTGCTCTCTCAGATGATTCTGACAGAACAATCAATAAGTATCTTTCTCCTATAAGGCGGTCGTCAGGGGTTTTAGGCAACACCAATATGACAAATTTAGTGAAGATTGCTGCGAATAACAAAAAGCTGACCGATCCAAGCACTTCATGGACATCGCTTCCTCCACCACTTGCTAAATTAGGAAAG GAGCTTACCAAGTATAGGGATGCGGCACAAATGGCTGCAGTTGAAGCCATACAAGAAGCTTCTGCTGCAGAGAGCTTGCTTCGATGTTTAAG CTCGTACGCCGAGGTGAGCTCGACGGCAGAGGAGCAGAACCCGCAGCTAGCCGTGGAGCAGTTCCTTGCTCTGCACTCAGCCATGTCGCGTGCCACAGTCGTTGCCGACTCGCTAGCCAAAGCAGCTGCCTCGACCTCTACAGCGACCTCACCGGATCAATCAACGGTGGGCGAAGCCGCGAGCATTGACGAAGAGTCCCTTGCCATTGCGGCGGAGCGCCGACGCCGTGCAGCCTCCTGGGTGGGCGCCGGTCTCGCCACTGACCTCTCCGCCTTCTCCCTCTACAACCTCAGACCGACACCCGCCAATGCGGCCTCCCCTctggccgtcgtcctcgtcgacgagTCGGCGAAGCCGGCGGCAGTGAAAGCCTCACCGCCAGCCAAGTCGCGGCTGTCGCCCGCGAAGGGGAAGGTGCGGGCGGGCGCTGTCACTGCAGTAACGGCAGCgactgcgcctccgccggattgggagagaggaggcggcgcggaggaGAGGGGCGAGCTCGCGAGGCGGCTCGGGGAggagtcgaggcggtggttcctatcGTTCGTGGAGCGGTTCCTGGATGcggacgtggcggcggcggcgccgtgggACCGCGACCGTGCTGCCAGGATGCTCCCGCAGCTGAAGCGTGTCAACGACTGGCTAAGCGATATCGGGAAGCCGCCCGTGGTGGAACCGCCGGCTCCGCCCGCCGACGCGGGCGGCGAGGAGCCCGTCGCCAACGCGGCCCCTGCCACTGCGTCCAACGGTGTACCGGAGGAGACGATAGAGCGGCTAAGGAAGAAGATATACGAATACCTCCTCACCAACGTCGActcggccgccgccgtgctcggcGAGTCGTCGCCGGCGGCGAACGGGAGGAAGGGGTGA